ATCATATTTCTTGAACAAACGGCTGATCCCAAAGCGGGATATTGCCCCAAAGAACCCCCCGATCGCGACCATCATACCCTGTACAATCATCTTTAGACCCCCTTTCGCTTATACAGATTAAATTGCTGCTTCCCAATTGTAAAGCCTGCCCATGACATAAATAAACCACCGAACATGCTTCCTAATATATAAATAAGTGCCAGAACCAAATGGGAATGAGTAAGAAGGTTGACCGTTTCGACACTGAATGTGGAAAAAGTAGTGAAAGATCCAATCATCCCTGTCCCGATGGCTGTGGCTGCCATTGAAGGGACCTTCTTCATCTGAAATATGTACATTGTGACATATCCCAACGCGAAGCTTCCAATCATATTTGCAAGAAACGTCCCCATAGGAAACGTATAATCCCACCATCCACCGGCAAATATCCCAAGATAATATCGCAGCAGGGCCCCGACCATACCGGCTGCACCAACTAATAAATAGATCATAATCTTCCACCTCTAACATAAAAATTCTTTCATGAAAGAGACTCCTACCGATACATGAGTATCAGTAGGAGTCTCTCCCTGTTAAGTAATCATGCTAACTCCCTTGACGTTCACTGAGTATTTTACCACAGGAAATATGTTGGCCAAATCCTTTACATCAATTTTGTAATAAACATGGTGGCAATGCCAAAATAGATCAGAAGGGATAGAATATCATTGATCGTTGTGATCAAAGGTCCGGAAGCAACGGCAGGATCTATGTTAAATTTATATAGGATGAGGGGGATGATGGTTCCTGCCAACGTTCCGATAATTAATGTTATCAGTAAGGAGCTTCCCACCACGAGTCCTAACACAATATTGCCCTGCCACACAAAGGCAATCAGGGCGATCATGACGGCACAAGTCACACCGATGATGATGCCTACCCATAATTCCCGGAAAACGAGCTTTATGACTTGTTTAATATCCAAATCATTCGAGACCAGTCCCCTGACGACAACGGCCAGAGATTGCGTACCAGTGTTCCCGGTCATCCCCGCAATCATCGGCATAAAGAATGCAAGAGCCACGACCTGTTCCAGGGTTGCAGAGAATCTGTCAATGATGCTTCCCGAAACGAGTCCTATGAACAGTAATAAAACAAGCCACGGAAGACGTCGATAGGCTGCAACAAATGGTTTGGTCGTAAAGTCGATGGATTTACCCGATGCGGATAACTTCTCAATATCCTCATTGGCTTCTTGAATGACCACATCAATGATGTCATCGACGGTGATGACCCCGACAAGCCTTCCGTCTTCTTCAATGACCGGAAGTGTGATGAAGTCATAGCGGCTGATCAATTTGGCCACTTCTTCCTGATCGGTATGGACATCAACTTTAACCACACGGCTGTACATGATATCTTCAATTTTATCTAGTAATTCGCTAAGTAATAAATCCTTGTAGGAAATGACGCCTATCAATTTCTTTTCGTCGTCAATGACATAGAGATAGTTCAAATATTCGGCGAGTTCCGCGAAATGCTTCAGTTTATCCACTGCTTCACGGACCGTATAATGTTTAGGTATCCACACATAGCGGTTGTTCATGATCCGGCCGGCTGTTTCCGGTTCGTATGTCATGAGATTTTGAACAACCTGAGACTCTGCCTGGTTCATCTCTGAAAGTAATTCCTCTATTTTCTCGGGCTCCAAATCCGTCAGCAATGTGGCCAGGTTGTCATTTTCCATCAGATCGAGGACCTTTGTAGATTTCTCTATCCCGAGCTTCTCCAAAACGAGCAACTGATCTTCCCTTTCAATCTCCTGAATGAATTCCGTAAGCTCTTCAAGAGGTAAATACAAAAGGAATTTATTCCGGTGCTTGGACGGGATATGTAGATATTGCTGAGCAATGTCGTATGGCTGAAGCTCTTCAATTATATCTAAAAAAATGCTTTTCTTTCCATCTTTCAAACTTTGGATAATGGCAAGGGTGATTTCATTTTCCGTCATGGATAATGTCATTGAGGGTGCTCCTTATACTATGTTTCTTTTCAGTTCGCACGATGAGATACCGAGAAGGGTACTCATCACCCTACTAGTATCTCCCGAATCCTGCGTTCATGCCAATTTCTATTGTACTGGTTATTGATCTATGGATAGGATTTCTTTCAATTCCTCTTCGGTTAAGGTCTGAACCATCTTTTCATCAGGGTCCATGATATCCCGGATCAGGTTCCTCTTTTTTTCCTGCAGCTCGTTCATCTTCTCTTCGATCGTTCCTTTGGCAATCAGCTTCAGCACTTTCACCGTATTTTCCTGTCCCATCCGATGGGCCCTGTCCGCTGCTTGTTCCTCTACAGCGGGATTCCACCATGTATCATATAGAATCACCGTATCGGCACTCGTTAAATTCAGCCCTGTTCCACCTGCCTTTAGAGAGATGAGAAAGAGATTCCGTTCCCCTTCATTAAATCGACTGCACATCTTAACCCTCTCTTCTGACGGAGTGGTTCCATTCAGGTAAAAGTAGGATTGTCCTTTGAGTGTCAGCTCTCTCCCGATCATCTCAAGCATTTTCGTAAATTGCGAAAAGACCAGGACCCTTCTGCCTGACAACCTGGACTCCTCCAACAACTCCATCAGCTCTAAGAATTTTGCTGATGAGCCATGATAACCATCTACAAATAATCCGGGATGGCAGCAGATTTGTCTTAAACGGGTCAATCCGGCGAGAATTTTAATTTTGTTTTTCCTTAGCGTGTTCTTATCCAAATGCTTCATCGTATCGTGTTTCAGCTTGGCGAGATAAGCCGCATACAATTCTTTTTGCTGGGGCAGAAGCTCTGAATAATGGGTAATTTCTTCTTTTCCGGGAAGTTCAGATAACACGTCTTTCTTCATTCTGCGAAGAACGAATGGTTTGATTCTTTTCGCTATATCTTTTCTTGTTAAACGGCTGTAATCCTTAAGTCCTTTGAATAATCCCGGAAATACAACGTGGAAGATGGACCATAATTCTTCAAGTGAATTCTCTACAGGAGTTCCGGACAAGGCGAAGCGATTATTCGCTTCTATCTTCTTCACACTTCTTGCCGTTTGGGTGAGTGGATTTTTGAAAGCCTGTGCCTCATCAAAAAAGACCGTATGGAATTTCTGTCGTTCATACCATTTACTATCGCTTCGCAGTAAAGGATAGGAAGTGATGATTACATCCGCATCCCTCATACCTTTCTGTTTCTTCTTTCGTACAGCCTGGTTACCGTCCATGATGAGGACATTGACCTCGGGGGCAAATTTCCCACATTCGCTGTTCCAGTTATACGTCAGGGAAGAGGGACAGACAATCAGGGCCGGAAGCTTCTTTTCCCTGATTTCTTCAAGAACCGATACGATAAACGTGATGCTCTGAACCGTTTTCCCAAGCCCCATATCATCAGCCAGGATCCCGCCGAACCCATAATGGGAAAGAGTCTTCATCCAGCGAAAGCCTGTCTTCTGGTAGTTTCTCAGCCGCTCGTCTAATAGGGAAGGCACCGAAATCTCCCGGCTGTCTGGGTTCATAAGCTGCCTGTAAAATTCTTGGAAGGAATGTTCAAAAGTAAATGAATGCCCCCCTTCAACTGTATCCAGAAGGTGTAAGCTTTGATGCAATGGTTGCTCGAGCCCTTTCACGAGATCATTCTTCTCTGCTTGTGACGTATGCATGAAGCGCTGGATATCTTGAAACTCCTTTGATTCCAGTGATAAGAGAGAGCCGTTTCGCATCCTGTAATACTTCCGTTTTTCTTCCAATGCCCCGAGGAGCTCCATGATCTGTCTATCCGGGATGCCATCCATTTCAAAAGTGAATTCCAGCCAGTTCATTCGTTCCTTTTTTACTTTGACTCTTATTTTTGGATGATGATTCCCTCGGGAAATCCTGTTTCTTACAGCGGTTGTGGCATAAATTTGAATATCCTTTTGAAGCTTCGTCACTCCATAGGTTAAAAACTCATATTCCAAATCTTCATTGTGTAAGTAGTAACCACCTTCTGTTTTCCCGAAAGAAAACTCGTCCATCCATTCAAGAATGGTATTTTCTTTCTCTACATTTCGTATGAGAAGGGAACCTGATGGCGCTTCCCGATTTTCCAGGGGATGAATAACGATTTGATCATAATGGAATTCAAGTCCGGCTAACAATCGGTTTTTCACCCGATCGAGATAAAGCTTTGCAACAAGCGGTGCCGATTCCAACCTTTCCGCAATGTCATCTGATATTTGAACTTCCCCTAATTTCTTCAATCCCACAGCCACTTTTTCAAGGAAAAAGCCGATCTGGTCCGGGGAAATAGGGATGAACCGTGACCCTGAATGGCCTAACAATCTCTTTAATTCAGTAAGTCTTTTCACGTCCATACTATCAAGCTGCGTAAAAACACCATCATGAATGACGGTTTGATATTCTTCCAAAATCGTCATATTATCCAGTCCGGAAATGTATAACCTGTAACCTACAGCCTGGGCCTGCTTAAAGTAGAATTGTATTGGAAGAGGCAGCTCCCCTTGTGTAAACCCTTCATGGGTTCTTGCGTTATGCTGCAAATTAACGTCTTTAGCAAGTTTGAGTAGTGGAATGAGGTTATCCCATAATGATGGAGGAATAAGCAAATAGCCATCATCGTTTTTATTACCTGAACCCTTTGACACATTCACAAGATATTGAATGACAGCTGCTGTATCAGTCTCAAAACAATGAAACTCCGGATTGAATATGAATGAGCCTGAAACATGAAAGGGTTTCCCTTCATTTATATATTCCAAAAAGGATCGAATCGGCTTTAGCTTAGATCCATCTATGATACATTCAATTCCAAGCATCTCTCCCCCATCTTGGGTAGACGTTGGATGAATCAGAAATTCACATGGCACAATCTGTCTGTTTTCAAAATGACGAAGCTTAGCGGGGGAACGGAAGGATTCCTCCTGGAACAATGTGAAAAACTCCTCTGTTACGCCTTCTTCATTCCTTTTCATCCTTCGCTCTTCATTTTCCATCTTCAAAAGCACAGCAGCTATATGCTGACAATCCTTATCAAATGATGCAAGCTTGGGGCAGCTGCAGCTCGCTTCGATTTCACCTTTTGAATCCTCCTGAATGGTAACGTGAAATTCTTCTTCCCCCATTACAGTCCCTCGACAAAAATGTCTCGAATATTCGTCTAATGTCACCTTGTTGGAGCGGTAATACGCCTCTCCCCGTTTGAAGGAAACAGTACCGCAGCGTTCTTTTATGAGTTTTTGATGTATAGCTTTCAAGGATCTGATTCCTTCCATGAATATATATAGTAATGACCGATCATTTTTTTGTCTTCAACATTCTAATGATAACAACAATTTCCGGATTTAGAAACATCCTGAGAGGATTAGTATTTTCATAGAAACGTATAATGAAGGAAAAAGCGACATAGAATATAAGGGAAACAGAAAAAAATCCGCACTATGAGGCCAGTCATAGTCCGGAAAATGTTCATGTCTTTTTCTACTTATCAATGTGATTCAGTAACGAAATGAAGAAGCTGCCGGCTTGAAAAATGAGCATGAAAATGAAATATTCTTCCATCCTTGTCACCTCCTGTTGAGGGAAGAAATTTGTCCCCACTTGATATCTATGTAAGATTGACTCAGTTCATGCGTTTTTTTGTTGTGAATTGGATATTCTGGTAGGGGAAAACGAAATCCCGGATGATCATTCCATGATTATCCGGGATTTTGTATGAAAGTTTCGCTTACATGATATTTTCTATTGCATACCCACACTTTTTTATGTAAATTAGTCAGGTATGTTTAATAGGAGGTATCATCATGAATCACACACAAACCACTCAACGGGTTCAGATCACGACAGCTGATCCATCTGCCCTTGGACTTTTCGGACTGGCCATGGTCACTCTTGTAGCTTCTTCTGCAAAACTCGGATGGACTGACGGCGTGTCGTTCGTATTACCTTGGGCGATTTTCCTCGGAGGCATTGCCCAATTGATGGCAAGCTTTGGAGATGCAAAGCACAATAATACATTCGGTATGACTGCATTCGGTGCTTTCGGATTATTCTGGCTGGGGGTTGGGACTTCCTGGTTGATTTCATTCGGGGTATTCGGAGAAGCAGCGGCGGCTGCAATAGATCCAAGTCAGCTCGGCATAGCCTATATAGGCTATCTGATATTCAGTATCTTCATGACAGTTGGTGCCATGGAGACTCATAAGGTCTTATTCATCATTTTTGTCCTGATCGATTTCTTATTCATCGGCCTTTCCCTGTCCACACTGGGAGTCGCTCCTGAAGCCACGCACAAATTAGCAGCGATCTCTGAACTGTTCATTGCCCTTTTCAGCTTTTACGGTTCAGCCGCAAGTGTATTGAATACACACTTCGGTAAAGAAACGCTTCCTGTTGGAAAGCCATTTGGAATTTTTAAATAAGCAGAAAGAAGAGAGAGATGAGCGACTCATCTCTCTCTTCTATTTCATTATGGATCAGAATATCATGTCCAGTGTTTTTGTTATCTTGCCAGTCCTCTCTCAAATGCAGCTAAATGATTCTGTGAAGCATTTCTCAATTGTGTGAAGACGATCCTCACATCCTGAGGCAGATTAAACGTCAAAAAACGATCATACATAGCCATATTATCAATCTCCCCTTGAACCCCTGCTGCATAGGCACTTTTTAATGAATCCGGAGTGGTTGTGTACGATTGGGATTGATCTTCAGGGAGCGGCAATCCGTAGCGTTGGAACAAAGTCTGCAATGCGGTAATATGACGCAACTCTGCTTCTTTGATCTGTAAAAAAGTGCGGACATTCCCGAAATTCTCTAAGATCCGATCGTATCGTGCCTGGGCAAGGTATTCGTCCTGTATGGCATAATTGAGCATCTGGGGAACTGAAAGGGCACCAGCAGCAAGTGCTCCTTTTGCCCCGTAATCCACTTGTCTTGATGCACCCCTGCTGCCTTTATTCTGCATGGCATAATATAAAAACCATACGGCGTGATTCTGTTCATCAACAGCTGCACGACGAAATGTCTCTTTTATAAAGGCATCCTGTACACCATCCGAAACGCTATAATAAAAATCCACCGTATCCTGCTCATCCCGGAAGGCAAAATCCAATCCCTTTTTATACGAGTTCGGACAACCTTCCTGCAATTGAGGACTATACTCCATCCCTGTCAAATTTCTATAGATGTCAGTGAATGACTTCAAATGTCTTTTTTCGTCCTTGCGTATTTCAAGGATCCGTTTTCTTTCATCTTCTGTAGGGGCCATTTTCGCAAGCTTTTCATAACAAATAATGGCGCTATATTCACCATTGATGGCTTTTTGAAGATTTGACTCCAAAGATTGATTTCCCGGTGTCCGGGAATAGCCATCAAGATAAAAAGGTTTGAATTGTCGGTAAAATTGATATGGGTTCATTCTAAGTAACACCTCTTTTATTCAGTCAATACCTATAATATGATTGAATGAATAATGGGTGTCTGTGCAATTTAATCTTTCCTTTTGTCCTGAACCGATTCGTATGCTTTCATGAGATCTTCCACTGATATGCCATTGATCTTCATACGGGTTACATCACAGTTTGCAATTTCGACATGGTTCAAATTGCAGTTATCCAACTTACTACCATGCAAGTCGCATCGTTCAAACCTGATGTGCTCATTCTTTTCGCCAAGGTTTGTGTCATGAACGTGTACTCCCCCCAGTGTGACATGAGCCAGTTCACTTTGAGACAAATTAAGGTCTGCAATCAACGCTTTTTGAAGATTGATGTTTTGAAAACGGGACTCACTGAGATTGCAATTGTTGAACCCGGCACCCATCAAATTGCTGTTGCTAAAAGTGGAATAGCTTCCATTGATTCCATAGAAATCGATGTTATTCAGGTTGCTATACTCCACCTGTAGTTCAGAAAGATCCTCGTCGCTTAATGTATCACCTTGAATGGTGATCTCCCTTGACTCACCCTGAACAAAAACCCCTTCTTTCATTTTTTTCTCATAGCAGAATTCATCATCCGTTTCAAAGATCTTCTTGTAACCCATTTTTTCATAAAAACGGTGATTATTCAGTTGTCGACTTGAGGTCTCAAGCTCCCATGTCATCACTTCTGGATACTCAGATTCCATTTCTCCCATTACTATAGTGCCGATTCCTTTTCCTTGGTATGAGGGATCAACGAATATCCGGTCGACTCTTCCGTGGCGTTTGCCGACCACAGTTAGAATCAATCCCCCTACAAGCATCCCTTCATAAAGGATCTTAAAATAATTCAATTCCCTGATCATATACTTAGTCATTTCGATTGAATCATAGCCTGGCGGCTGGATATTGTGATCCACGATATCTTCCTGATTCCCTAGCCACTTTTCTTTTTCGGTATCGAAAACGTTCTTTTTTAGTCCGGTAAGGATTAATGCATCTTCCATATTAGCCTTTTCTATTTTTACAGTACCCATTGTGATACCCCTTTTATCTATTGAAATAGCTTTCTATCAATTTCATAATAGCGAAAGCACCAGAGCTCTCGTTTGAGAGAATGACTGTCTTTATATTCTCTTCAGGATAATAGGCAGAATGAAAGCTCACCCCTGGGTCATACCCCATCACGTGATGCTTATGGGGGAGATTCAACCACATACCATACCCGTAGTTCACCCCTTCTTTGACTCTAACATGGGGTTCTGAAATGAGCCTTGTACTCTCTTCATCAAGAAGCTTATTGGTTAAAAGTGCCTCCCAGAACGAAAGCATATCAGGACCCGTGACATATGCCCCGCCGTCCGCACCACCCTTTATGGGAATGGAATACATATTGGTTCTCCATGAGCTGTCTGGCTCATCAATGTACCCAAAAGCTGTATTCTCAGGTAATCGATCCAGACGAAAATACCCAGATGTGTTCATATTCGCCGGTTCAAAGATATGCTTATTGATGTACTTTTGCACCGTCATCCCTGAAAGCTTCTCGATCATCAACCCCAGAATGATATATCCGGCATTGTTATAATGAAACCTTTCACCAGGAGAAAATTTCATATGGCCATTTTGAAAGAGGGGAAGAAAATCTTCCCCTTTTCTCATTAAATACATTGGGGTCTGTTTCCACAAATCCTCAAAATCATCCATCACTTCCTCATCAAAATAATCAGGAATTCCCGAGGTATGGGTAAGTAAATGATGGATGGTCACACTCTCATCAAAATGTGGGAATGCGCCTTCAAAGTATTCTTTTATCGGCGTATGAAATGAAACTTCTCCCTTTTCTATAAGTTGACAGATGGCTATAGCAGTAAACAATTTACAACCCGATGCAATACCAAATCGTGTATCCAGGGTATTTTCTCTTCCTTCACTTCGATCGGCCGACCCAAATGCCAATTCTAAGAAGCTCTCCCCGTCTCTCTGTACCAAAACCGTTCCAGAAAAATGCTCCGTTTCTGCATGTTCTTTTATCATGTTATGTAGTTCATTCAAAGTAATCACCCATTCTATTATTGTCTATGTGGAAAATTATAGCATAAATGATTTGCCATGAAGAGTCCCCCCATGACTCCCCATGACCACCTTTCGGGCTGATGCTAATTTTTCATCTTATATTTCGTTTTTCACTCTTACCCGTACGAATTTTCTCTTGCCTACCTGCAAAACCATCCCATCTTTAATCTCAACGTTCGACTGCACATCCAGAACCTTTTCTGAATTGATCCTGATGCCTCCATTTATTATCATCCTGCGTGCCTCACTCTTTGAGCTTTGCATGTTTAAGGCTACAAGGAGATCGACTACTGAAATGTTTTTTTCACCCATCCATTCCTCCTCAGGAATATCTTCAGGAAGTGCCCCCTTTTGAAAAACTTCCTTGAACTGGCTCTCTGCCTGTTCCGCTGCTGCTTTACCGTGATACATCCTGACAATCGTTTTTCCTAGAAGGATTTTGGCATCCCTCGGGTGAAGTGCCCCACTCTTTATTTCAAGTGCTACCCTCTCCTTTTCTTCTAACGATAAATCGGTGATCAGATTAAAGTATTTTGTTATTAGCTCATCAGGGATCGACATCGTCTTCCCAAACAATTGATTGGGATCTTCATCAATCCCGATGTAATTATGTTTCGATTTAGACATCTTATCAACGCCGTCAAGCCCTTCAAGTAATGGCAATAATATGACCACTTGCTTTTCCTGGTTGTAATGCTCCTGAAGATGTCTCCCCATCAGGACATTGAACTGTTGGTCTGTACCCCCAAGCTCCACATCACTTTCAAGGGCGACGGAATCATATCCCTGCATCAAAGGGTAGAAAAGTTCGTGAAGTGAAATCGGTTTCTTTTCTGATAACCGTTTGGAGAAATCGTTTCGCTCGATCAAGCGCGCGACTGTGATCTTTGAAGATAAGTGAATCACATCTTCAAGGTTCAGGGATGATAGCCAGCTTGAATTGTAGTGAAGCTCCACTTTTTCCTTGTCCAGTACCTTTCCGAATTGTTCAAAATAGGTCTGGGCATTTCTTTTCACTTCTTCATCCGTCAGTTGCTTCCTTGCAACAGATTTCCCCGTGGGATCCCCGATTTTACCCGTGAAATCCCCGATAATCAGCTGTACGGTATGACCGTTTTCCTGAAATTGTCTTAACTTATTCAGTACTACTGTATGTCCGATGTGAACGTCCGGAGCAGTTGGATCCAGCCCCAGTTTGATTTTCAAAGGATGGCCAGTGGAGATTGATTTCACCAGTTTTTGTTTCAATTCTGCTTCTGGAATGATTTCATGCACTCCATTTTTATATTGCAGGAGCTGCCTTTCGACTTCTTGCTGCTGAGTTTTTGAAAGAGATTCCCATTTCTGATCCATGATTGTTCCTCCTTGATTGTTGATAGAATTAAGCAGATCTTAGGATTCACTGTTAAAACGGAATTTTCTCCGACTAACCAACTGATCTACTCCATATTCGTAATGTTACGTCATAATTAAAAAACCACGCCCCTTAAAAAAGGGACGTGGTTTACGCGGTACCACCCTCATTGAAGATCTCTCTTCCACTCGATTCGGATAACGGACCGGCCGTTCTCTGCTACTTTTGTGTTCACAAAGAATGTTCAAGGAGGTAATTCGTGCTTATCTGTGTGCTGATTTCCACCAAGCATCAGCTCTCTAAGACAGGGAGATAAGTCACTACTGATTCCTATCATGACATGTTGGATTTAGAATTTTCATTTATTTTACAGAAAAAAAGTGATCATTACAATAGAATTCTTATGTTTATTTCACAATTCCCATTACAAACCCATCATACCCCTTCGAGCCGACTGTTTGAACGACTGTTGAATCGATCCTGTCTTCTCGAGACAACATCTCGGCAAAGGACCTGACCCCTTGAACGCTTTCATCTTCACTATTTTCGTCAATCACCCTTCCGCCACGAACCACATTATCTGTAATGATGACCGCCCCAGGCTGGGCCAGTTGAAGTGCCCACTTTAAATAATTGGCATTGTTTTGTTTATCGGCGTCTATGAAAATGAAATCAAATGGACCTTTGAGAGACGGCAGGGTATCAAGAGCCGCACCCACTTTGATTTCCACCTTTTCTTCTACCCCCGCATTACGAATATTTCGTGCGGCAACCTTTGCGTGTGTTTCACTGAACTCAAGGGTGACCAGACGTCCATCTTCCGGGAGGGCCCTGGCAAGCCAAATCGTACTGTACCCACCCAAGGTCCCTATTTCCAGAATGCTTTTTGCTCCTTTAAGCTGGGCAAGTAAGGAAAGGAACTTCCCCTGATTCGGAGATACATCGATTGCAGGAAGTCCGGCTTCACTATTTTCTTTCAAAACTGACTCCATAATGGAATCCGATTTTTGTAGTTTACTAGCATAATATTGATCGACTTGTTTCCAAGTATTGGTTGACATATTCTCTTCACTCCTTATTAAAAATACTCTTGTCATCATAGCATAATTTTCCATATTTAAATATCCTTAATCTTTCAATTGAGTGTCATGTTCATTCTTTTCTCTAAAAACAAAATTCTCTATTCCTCTAATATTAGTCTTTAAAATGTAGACCCCACCAGCATGTGGATATTCATTCAATTGTTCATCCGTCGTTCGCGTCCTTGCCGTGGTAATATACAATTCGTTTAGTTCCGGTCCACCAAATGCACAGGACGTTACATTCACAGCGGGAACCGCAATGAATTCAAGCTGCTTCCCTTTATAGGGATTCCATCTCGATATCCCCTTACCACCCCAATGGGCAATCCAAAGCATTCCATCCTCATCGATGGTCATGCCATCTGGAAATCCCGCACCTTCAGGAAAGTTTATAACTACCTCCGGGCGTTCGATATGCCCCGTGGTTACATCGTATCTATATCGAACGACTTGTTTAGTCGGGGTATCGATGAAATACATAAATCGGTTGCATGGTGACCAAGCCAGACCGTTGGAAGTTCCCACGTTTTCAACCTTTTTCGTTGTTCGTAAATGTGAGCCTAGAGCGTATAAAGCACCCTTTCCGTTAACTCCTCCTAGTGTATCCGTCGTTCCTGCCCAAAACCTTCCTGCAGGATCGCATTTTCCATCATTGAATCGATTTTCTTCCAAGTGACTTTCAGGGTCTCCTACTTTCTCTAGAAGACCTGACTTCAAATTTAAAAAATAGATGCCTTGTTGAAGACCAAGGATTAAACGTCCCCTGTCAGTAAGAGAAAGACAGCCGACAAATTGATCCATTTTAACTGATTGTAATTTTCTATCCATTGGGTTGAACTTTAAAATTTGTTTCTCCATGATATCCACCCAATATAGTAAATTTTTATTTGTATCCCAACAGGGACTCTCTCCTAAAGTGTTTTTTGAATCAACAAACAATTTAACTGACATAGATAATCTCCTTTATAAGAATAGTTTCCCTGTACCTACTTCTAGGAAGGGCCAGTAATTCCCTTCCATTTAATAAGTGTGATTGATTAGACAGGCATTTCTAAATCAATTGAAAGC
The DNA window shown above is from Rossellomorea vietnamensis and carries:
- the crcB gene encoding fluoride efflux transporter CrcB, with the translated sequence MIYLLVGAAGMVGALLRYYLGIFAGGWWDYTFPMGTFLANMIGSFALGYVTMYIFQMKKVPSMAATAIGTGMIGSFTTFSTFSVETVNLLTHSHLVLALIYILGSMFGGLFMSWAGFTIGKQQFNLYKRKGV
- the mgtE gene encoding magnesium transporter; protein product: MTLSMTENEITLAIIQSLKDGKKSIFLDIIEELQPYDIAQQYLHIPSKHRNKFLLYLPLEELTEFIQEIEREDQLLVLEKLGIEKSTKVLDLMENDNLATLLTDLEPEKIEELLSEMNQAESQVVQNLMTYEPETAGRIMNNRYVWIPKHYTVREAVDKLKHFAELAEYLNYLYVIDDEKKLIGVISYKDLLLSELLDKIEDIMYSRVVKVDVHTDQEEVAKLISRYDFITLPVIEEDGRLVGVITVDDIIDVVIQEANEDIEKLSASGKSIDFTTKPFVAAYRRLPWLVLLLFIGLVSGSIIDRFSATLEQVVALAFFMPMIAGMTGNTGTQSLAVVVRGLVSNDLDIKQVIKLVFRELWVGIIIGVTCAVMIALIAFVWQGNIVLGLVVGSSLLITLIIGTLAGTIIPLILYKFNIDPAVASGPLITTINDILSLLIYFGIATMFITKLM
- a CDS encoding GNAT family N-acetyltransferase, giving the protein MGTVKIEKANMEDALILTGLKKNVFDTEKEKWLGNQEDIVDHNIQPPGYDSIEMTKYMIRELNYFKILYEGMLVGGLILTVVGKRHGRVDRIFVDPSYQGKGIGTIVMGEMESEYPEVMTWELETSSRQLNNHRFYEKMGYKKIFETDDEFCYEKKMKEGVFVQGESREITIQGDTLSDEDLSELQVEYSNLNNIDFYGINGSYSTFSNSNLMGAGFNNCNLSESRFQNINLQKALIADLNLSQSELAHVTLGGVHVHDTNLGEKNEHIRFERCDLHGSKLDNCNLNHVEIANCDVTRMKINGISVEDLMKAYESVQDKRKD
- a CDS encoding DUF2202 domain-containing protein yields the protein MNPYQFYRQFKPFYLDGYSRTPGNQSLESNLQKAINGEYSAIICYEKLAKMAPTEDERKRILEIRKDEKRHLKSFTDIYRNLTGMEYSPQLQEGCPNSYKKGLDFAFRDEQDTVDFYYSVSDGVQDAFIKETFRRAAVDEQNHAVWFLYYAMQNKGSRGASRQVDYGAKGALAAGALSVPQMLNYAIQDEYLAQARYDRILENFGNVRTFLQIKEAELRHITALQTLFQRYGLPLPEDQSQSYTTTPDSLKSAYAAGVQGEIDNMAMYDRFLTFNLPQDVRIVFTQLRNASQNHLAAFERGLAR
- a CDS encoding DEAD/DEAH box helicase, which produces MKAIHQKLIKERCGTVSFKRGEAYYRSNKVTLDEYSRHFCRGTVMGEEEFHVTIQEDSKGEIEASCSCPKLASFDKDCQHIAAVLLKMENEERRMKRNEEGVTEEFFTLFQEESFRSPAKLRHFENRQIVPCEFLIHPTSTQDGGEMLGIECIIDGSKLKPIRSFLEYINEGKPFHVSGSFIFNPEFHCFETDTAAVIQYLVNVSKGSGNKNDDGYLLIPPSLWDNLIPLLKLAKDVNLQHNARTHEGFTQGELPLPIQFYFKQAQAVGYRLYISGLDNMTILEEYQTVIHDGVFTQLDSMDVKRLTELKRLLGHSGSRFIPISPDQIGFFLEKVAVGLKKLGEVQISDDIAERLESAPLVAKLYLDRVKNRLLAGLEFHYDQIVIHPLENREAPSGSLLIRNVEKENTILEWMDEFSFGKTEGGYYLHNEDLEYEFLTYGVTKLQKDIQIYATTAVRNRISRGNHHPKIRVKVKKERMNWLEFTFEMDGIPDRQIMELLGALEEKRKYYRMRNGSLLSLESKEFQDIQRFMHTSQAEKNDLVKGLEQPLHQSLHLLDTVEGGHSFTFEHSFQEFYRQLMNPDSREISVPSLLDERLRNYQKTGFRWMKTLSHYGFGGILADDMGLGKTVQSITFIVSVLEEIREKKLPALIVCPSSLTYNWNSECGKFAPEVNVLIMDGNQAVRKKKQKGMRDADVIITSYPLLRSDSKWYERQKFHTVFFDEAQAFKNPLTQTARSVKKIEANNRFALSGTPVENSLEELWSIFHVVFPGLFKGLKDYSRLTRKDIAKRIKPFVLRRMKKDVLSELPGKEEITHYSELLPQQKELYAAYLAKLKHDTMKHLDKNTLRKNKIKILAGLTRLRQICCHPGLFVDGYHGSSAKFLELMELLEESRLSGRRVLVFSQFTKMLEMIGRELTLKGQSYFYLNGTTPSEERVKMCSRFNEGERNLFLISLKAGGTGLNLTSADTVILYDTWWNPAVEEQAADRAHRMGQENTVKVLKLIAKGTIEEKMNELQEKKRNLIRDIMDPDEKMVQTLTEEELKEILSIDQ
- a CDS encoding acetate uptake transporter; amino-acid sequence: MNHTQTTQRVQITTADPSALGLFGLAMVTLVASSAKLGWTDGVSFVLPWAIFLGGIAQLMASFGDAKHNNTFGMTAFGAFGLFWLGVGTSWLISFGVFGEAAAAAIDPSQLGIAYIGYLIFSIFMTVGAMETHKVLFIIFVLIDFLFIGLSLSTLGVAPEATHKLAAISELFIALFSFYGSAASVLNTHFGKETLPVGKPFGIFK